A single window of Leeuwenhoekiella sp. MAR_2009_132 DNA harbors:
- a CDS encoding response regulator, producing MKKRVLSILLIEDDRIEVMKLKRVLSKSDLKHHLVEAKNGEEALTILQDKSNLPDIILLDLNMPKINGIEFLKILKNDSYLKYIPTVILTTSNNHNDVKECYEIGIAGYVLKPLKYEDYVEKIESLLAYWSVNELIHI from the coding sequence ATGAAAAAACGAGTTTTATCTATATTACTTATTGAAGATGACCGTATTGAAGTCATGAAGCTAAAACGTGTTTTGAGCAAAAGTGATTTAAAACATCACTTAGTTGAAGCAAAAAATGGAGAGGAAGCGTTGACTATATTACAGGACAAAAGCAATTTGCCAGATATTATTCTTTTAGATCTCAATATGCCGAAGATTAACGGTATTGAGTTTTTAAAGATTTTAAAAAACGACTCTTACCTTAAATATATTCCTACTGTTATTTTAACAACTTCTAATAATCATAATGATGTAAAAGAATGTTATGAGATTGGTATTGCCGGTTACGTTTTAAAACCCTTAAAATACGAAGACTACGTAGAGAAAATAGAGAGTTTATTAGCGTATTGGAGTGTAAATGAACTTATA
- a CDS encoding alanine/glycine:cation symporter family protein — MVELNNFFSEAASFIWGLPLLILLIGGGTYLLIYSRFLPFKYFVHAINVLRGKYDNPDDPGEISHFQALMTALSSTIGMGNIAGVAVAIAIGGPGAVFWMWVSAIVGMSTKFFTCTLAILYRGKDDAGELQGGPMYFIMEGLGKAWKPLAILFSVAGLVGALPVFNVNQLTQAINDILLVPNGFAKSFSTDLTIGIVLAVITGVVVLGGLNRISKTASRIVPVMVGLYFIAVLAILFINASEVPLYFKLIFTDAFAANNYTGDPMFGGVVGALIVLGIRRGAFSNEAGIGTAPMAHGAAKTNEPIREGLVAMLGPFIDTIIVCTLTALSILVTGVWQTSEANGVSLTAKAFSDAMPGFGAYVLLICIAVFSISSLFSYSYYGTKCLSFIFGTKYKYLYNYFYIGSILLGATTSLSLMINLIDTFFALMAIPTMLTTLILAPKVMVRAREYFKKVRV; from the coding sequence ATGGTAGAACTTAATAATTTTTTTTCAGAAGCGGCATCTTTTATATGGGGACTTCCGCTTTTGATTTTATTAATAGGTGGTGGCACCTATTTACTTATTTATTCGCGTTTTCTTCCTTTTAAATATTTTGTTCACGCAATTAATGTTTTGCGGGGTAAGTATGATAATCCTGATGATCCCGGTGAGATAAGTCATTTTCAGGCTTTAATGACGGCACTTTCTTCTACTATAGGCATGGGTAATATTGCCGGTGTTGCAGTAGCCATAGCCATAGGAGGTCCGGGAGCTGTTTTCTGGATGTGGGTAAGTGCAATTGTAGGAATGAGTACTAAGTTTTTTACCTGTACGCTTGCTATCTTATATAGAGGTAAAGACGATGCAGGAGAACTTCAGGGTGGTCCTATGTATTTTATTATGGAAGGTCTAGGCAAAGCCTGGAAACCACTCGCCATATTATTTAGTGTTGCAGGTCTGGTAGGTGCCTTACCGGTTTTTAACGTAAACCAGCTCACCCAGGCGATAAACGATATTCTGCTCGTTCCTAATGGATTTGCTAAAAGTTTTTCTACAGATTTAACTATAGGTATTGTACTTGCGGTAATTACCGGCGTTGTGGTTTTAGGTGGCTTAAACCGAATAAGTAAAACTGCATCGCGTATAGTACCTGTAATGGTAGGTCTCTATTTTATTGCTGTTCTCGCAATTTTATTTATTAATGCTTCGGAAGTGCCATTATATTTTAAGCTCATCTTTACAGATGCTTTTGCGGCTAATAACTACACAGGAGATCCTATGTTTGGTGGTGTTGTGGGAGCATTAATTGTGCTAGGAATTCGCAGAGGTGCATTTTCTAATGAAGCAGGTATAGGTACGGCTCCTATGGCTCACGGTGCAGCAAAAACAAATGAACCTATACGTGAGGGTTTGGTAGCAATGTTAGGCCCATTTATAGACACCATTATTGTTTGTACACTTACGGCATTAAGTATTTTAGTAACTGGTGTCTGGCAGACTAGTGAGGCAAATGGCGTAAGTTTAACCGCAAAGGCATTTTCTGATGCTATGCCTGGTTTTGGAGCGTACGTATTATTAATCTGTATAGCTGTTTTTAGTATAAGTTCGTTATTTTCTTACTCGTATTATGGTACAAAATGCCTTTCTTTTATATTTGGTACGAAGTATAAATACCTTTATAATTACTTTTACATAGGTAGTATATTATTAGGTGCGACTACATCATTAAGTTTAATGATTAATCTTATCGATACATTTTTTGCATTAATGGCGATTCCTACGATGCTTACTACACTTATTTTAGCTCCTAAAGTTATGGTTCGCGCCCGAGAGTATTTTAAAAAGGTAAGGGTATAA